In Zalophus californianus isolate mZalCal1 chromosome 17, mZalCal1.pri.v2, whole genome shotgun sequence, one DNA window encodes the following:
- the ADM5 gene encoding putative adrenomedullin-5-like protein produces MGLEDHSRPHPTMIAHILLLLLASSVLGDPDSVGRQPRHRRRLCSLGTCQTHRLPEMIYWLRSASIKEHSGKAGREPQDPHSYGRRRRREARVLLRLQDLGLKKRGQRSAQLPG; encoded by the exons ATGGGTTTGGAGGACCACTCCCGGCCCCACCCCACGATGATTGCCCACATCCTCCTGTTGCTTCTCGCCTCCTCCGTCCTGGGGGACCCGGACTCCGTGGGCAG gcaGCCCCGGCACCGCAGGCGCCTCTGTTCCCTGGGCACATGCCAGACCCACCGCCTCCCAGAGATGATATACTGGCTCCGCTCTGCCTCCATCAAGGAGCACTCAGGGAAGGCCGGCCGCGAGCCCCAGGACCCCCACAGCTACGGGCGCCGCCGTCGGCGCGAGGCCAGGGTCCTGCTCCGTCTCCAGGACCTTGGCCTGAAGAAAAGAGGCCAGCGCAGTGCCCAGCTTCCTGGGTGA